Proteins from a genomic interval of Kitasatospora herbaricolor:
- a CDS encoding nitroreductase family protein, whose product MVDIEAAGTSYPSVPHRPMTVPAHEAEARSRSFHDVMARRRTVRDYSTRPIPDGVLEWAVRTASTAPSGAHVQPWRFVVITEPERKRRLREAAEAEEREFYDHRASAEWLAALAPIGTDWRKPFLEDAPAVIVVFEVHKGPRSPRPYYTKESVGISVGLLLACLHQAGLATLTHTPSPMKFLNEVCERPAEERAAYVIPVGYPAADARVPDLRRKELDEILVRL is encoded by the coding sequence ATGGTTGACATCGAAGCGGCCGGGACCTCCTACCCGAGCGTCCCGCACCGCCCCATGACCGTGCCCGCCCACGAGGCCGAGGCACGCAGCAGGTCCTTCCACGACGTGATGGCCCGGCGCCGGACCGTCCGCGACTACTCGACCCGCCCGATCCCGGACGGCGTGCTGGAGTGGGCGGTCCGGACGGCGTCCACCGCGCCCAGCGGCGCGCACGTGCAGCCCTGGCGGTTCGTGGTGATCACCGAGCCGGAGCGCAAGCGGCGGCTGCGGGAGGCCGCCGAGGCGGAGGAACGCGAGTTCTACGACCACCGGGCCTCGGCCGAGTGGCTGGCCGCGCTGGCGCCGATCGGCACCGACTGGCGGAAGCCGTTCCTGGAGGACGCCCCCGCCGTGATCGTGGTCTTCGAGGTGCACAAGGGGCCGCGGAGCCCCCGCCCCTACTACACCAAGGAGTCGGTGGGCATCTCGGTCGGCCTGCTGCTGGCCTGCCTGCACCAGGCCGGGCTGGCGACGCTGACCCACACCCCGAGCCCGATGAAGTTCCTGAACGAGGTCTGCGAGCGCCCCGCCGAGGAGCGGGCCGCGTACGTGATCCCGGTCGGCTACCCGGCGGCGGACGCGCGCGTCCCCGACCTGCGGCGCAAGGAGCTGGACGAGATCCTGGTCCGCCTCTGA